A window from Nitrospirota bacterium encodes these proteins:
- a CDS encoding HD domain-containing protein — translation MNPKVELHEDPLSFLNKKIPLSEKLQFIHHLLKNRVERVDRIAVILHDSKSDLLKTFIYSSDEDHPLVRYQAKLSNVKSLKDIMESGQARVVNDLSVFEGGKAEHTKKIVSQGFGSSYTLPIFLNGQFLGFVFFNSYQKQSFQQENLQELNFFGHFISSIVSTELATIRMMLSTVQAAKQISAYHHLETGQHIDRVSHYARLIAQELAPKYGFSDEYIENIFLFSPLHDIGKVGVPDTLLKKNEKLSDEDFDGLKKHVVIGREIIDSIIKDFGLNTLQYMTMLRNMAEYHHETLDGSGYVLGLQGEEIPIEARMISVADIFDALTSSRSYKAAWSNDEAFAMLRQLAGFKLDKDCVKALIQNPKKVREIQEGFKESLHPPTIGKRKFPRIKIEVKGDFRILLLEKDKELYPIRTKTIGRGGLMFDSSFPLSEGTPLQVRLYPYSDKITFIAIVAWMEPSAENAASGYKIGIQFKPVRQASLLLIDFLLQAPLE, via the coding sequence ATGAATCCGAAAGTGGAATTGCATGAAGACCCATTGAGTTTTTTAAACAAAAAAATTCCTCTCTCTGAAAAACTTCAATTTATTCATCATCTATTAAAAAATCGTGTGGAAAGAGTTGATCGAATTGCGGTTATACTCCACGATTCTAAAAGCGATCTTCTTAAAACCTTTATTTACAGCAGTGATGAAGACCATCCCCTGGTTCGATACCAGGCCAAACTCTCCAACGTCAAATCGTTAAAAGACATTATGGAAAGCGGTCAAGCTCGCGTGGTAAACGACCTTTCAGTATTTGAAGGGGGGAAAGCCGAGCATACGAAGAAGATTGTCTCTCAGGGTTTTGGCTCAAGTTATACTCTGCCTATCTTCCTCAATGGTCAATTCCTTGGTTTTGTCTTTTTCAATTCGTACCAGAAACAATCTTTTCAACAAGAGAATCTTCAGGAACTTAACTTTTTCGGTCATTTCATCTCTTCGATCGTTTCAACCGAACTGGCAACCATTCGGATGATGCTATCCACAGTCCAGGCGGCCAAACAAATCAGCGCCTATCATCATTTGGAAACAGGCCAGCATATCGACCGGGTGTCCCATTATGCCCGACTGATTGCCCAGGAACTGGCGCCAAAATATGGATTTAGTGATGAATATATCGAAAATATTTTTCTCTTCTCTCCTCTGCACGATATTGGCAAGGTGGGTGTTCCGGATACTCTGCTTAAAAAAAATGAAAAACTGTCCGACGAAGATTTTGACGGACTCAAAAAACATGTCGTTATCGGCCGCGAGATTATCGATTCTATCATCAAAGATTTTGGACTTAATACGCTTCAATACATGACGATGTTACGCAACATGGCCGAGTATCATCATGAGACTCTGGACGGATCGGGATACGTGCTTGGATTACAGGGAGAAGAAATCCCTATCGAAGCGCGCATGATCTCTGTGGCTGATATTTTCGACGCCCTCACCAGTTCCCGCAGCTACAAAGCGGCCTGGTCAAACGATGAGGCGTTTGCCATGCTGCGGCAATTAGCAGGGTTTAAGCTCGATAAGGATTGCGTCAAAGCGCTTATTCAAAATCCCAAGAAGGTGAGAGAAATCCAGGAAGGATTCAAAGAGAGCCTCCATCCCCCGACCATAGGAAAGCGAAAATTTCCAAGAATCAAAATAGAAGTGAAGGGAGATTTTCGTATACTTCTGCTGGAAAAAGACAAAGAACTATACCCCATCAGGACCAAAACCATAGGAAGGGGTGGTTTGATGTTTGATTCGTCCTTTCCTCTTTCCGAGGGCACCCCTTTGCAAGTGAGATTGTATCCCTATTCTGATAAAATCACCTTTATTGCCATAGTTGCTTGGATGGAGCCCAGTGCGGAAAATGCCGCTTCAGGCTATAAGATCGGGATTCAATTTAAACCCGTTCGCCAGGCTTCCCTGCTTCTCATTGATTTTCTTCTGCAAGCTCCCTTAGAATAA